A genomic window from Phoenix dactylifera cultivar Barhee BC4 chromosome 7, palm_55x_up_171113_PBpolish2nd_filt_p, whole genome shotgun sequence includes:
- the LOC103707766 gene encoding protein SEMI-ROLLED LEAF 2-like isoform X4, producing the protein MSLFAPSLLGIVRTLLDQTQEDDMCILGCLMLVDFLNSQVDGTYMANVEGLIPKLCHLGQNVGRDVGGLRVRSAVLQALASVVQFMGEYSHISTDFDDIVSVTLENYKAHQMGSENHKQDLQYIQPPNHCMEEGIRIEDDVSSFQDSWKKVLLVHNSVKVEPGTTVDISKSLIYWSRVCLHNMANLAKEATTVRRVLEPLFRNFDSENYWSPEKGVACSVLTEMWALLEKSGQNSHLLLSIIIKHLDHKNVAKQPLMQISIVNVVTHLARHAKSQASVAIITAISDLMRHLRKCMQCSIEASNLGVDVDDWNSILHFALEECLVQLTNKVGDVGPILDMMAVVLDNLSSTAIVAKTTISSVYRLAQIIASIPNLSYRKKAFPEALFHQLLLAMAHPDHETRVGSHRVFSAILGPSIICPWLISCIPVTLKGYDPQGTLLVALSGFCSSRGILKKLGKETTVKNERLEKMGKMNAAVERTLKDRYQQMNADISQCTVYPSQNDPHSINFSPSLSLSNGRAVTKTRQEEPTFMRLRNHQVGLLLSSIWAQATSQYNMPANYEAMAHSYNLALLFSQSKNSSHVALVRGFQLAFSLRRISLDHENRLQPSRRRSLCTLASSMLLFSAKACDLAVLVPSMKATITEKMVDPHLHLIDDSRLQESPINKAVYGSEEDEVAALKFLVVIENNDKQLKETVISHLLKKFENLPEEKLMDIKEQLLQEFSPDDAFPLGGPLFMETPHPCSPFEQWECQSFDMVNDASALSDEENLLLDTCGSQSDRKTSESINAYDVLSVNQLIESVLETARQVTIVPVTSTPVPYDQMKRQCEALVMGKQQKMSVLQSFKHQQEGSKDLIEENEVNSLDSYKLVHYPEGETKSIGKEQIWGGDSASSGSKESLRLPPSSPYDKFLKAAGS; encoded by the exons AT GTCATTGTTTGCTCCTAGCTTATTGGGCATTGTACGAACACTTCTTGATCAAACACAAGAAGATGACATGTGTATTCTGGGTTGTCTTATGCTTGTTGACTTTCTTAACAGTCAG GTGGATGGCACTTACATGGCCAACGTAGAAGGACTCATACCCAAACTTTGTCATCTTGGTCAAAATGTAGGGAGAGATGTTGGGGGACTCCGAGTGCGCTCTGCAGTGTTGCAAGCTCTTGCTTCTGTG GTGCAATTCATGGGCGAGTACTCCCATATCTCAACAGACTTTGATGAT ATTGTCTCAGTAACCTTGGAAAATTATAAGGCTCATCAAATGGGCTCAGAAAATCATAAGCAAGATTTGCAATACATTCAACCTCCGAATCACTGCATGGAAGAAGGTATCAGAATTGAAGATGACGTTTCTTCCTTCCAGGATTCCTGGAAGAAGGTTCTGTTAGTACATAACAGTGTAAAAGTTGAACCGGGTACCACAGT GGATATTTCCAAAAGCCTTATATACTGGTCTAGAGTTTGCTTGCACAATATGGCCAATCTTGCTAAGGAGGCAACTACTGTGAGGCGTGTTTTAGAACCCCTATTTCGTAACTTCGACAGTGAAAATTATTGGTCTCCTGAGAAAGGAGTTGCTTGTTCTGTTTTAACTGAAATGTGGGCTCTATTGGAGAAGTCAG GACAAAACAGCCATTTGCTATTATCTATCATAATCAAGCACTTAGATCACAAGAATGTCGCCAAGCAGCCTCTTATGCAGATTAGTATTGTCAATGTGGTGACACATCTTGCACGGCATGCAAAGTCGCAGGCTTCAGTAGCTATAATTACTGCAATCAGCGacttgatgagacatttgcgcAAATGCATGCAATGTTCAATCGAAGCATCAAACTTGGGTGTTGATGTCGATGACTGGAACTCTATTCTTCATTTTGCCTTAGAAGAGTGTCTTGTGCAACTGACAAACAAG GTAGGGGATGTTGGACCTATTCTTGATATGATGGCTGTCGTGCTGGACAATCTCTCTTCTACTGCTATTGTTGCAAAAACTACAATTTCTTCTGTTTATCGTCTTGCACAGATAATAGCTTCTATCCCTAACTTATCATATCGCAAGAAG GCTTTTCCAGAAGCTTTATTTCACCAGCTTCTCTTAGCAATGGCACACCCAGACCATGAAACAAGAGTTGGCTCCCATCGTGTTTTTTCTGCCATTCTTGGGCCCTCAATTATTTGTCCTTGGTTAATTTCATGTATTCCAGTTACATTGAAGGGATATGATCCACAAGGTACACTTTTGGTAGCTCTCTCAGGTTTTTGTTCTTCAAGGGGTATATTGAAGAAGTTGGGGAAAGAAACTACTGTTAAGAATGAACGCCTAGAAAAGATGGGGAAGATGAATGCGGCAGTGGAACGTACACTGAAGGATAGATACCAACAGATGAATGCAGACATAAGCCAGTGTACAGTTTACCCCTCCCAGAATGATCCTCATAGCATCaacttctctccctccctttctctgtCTAATGGGAGAGCTGTTACTAAAACTAGACAAGAA GAGCCAACATTTATGAGATTGAGAAATCACCAAGTGGGTCTTCTGCTCTCATCAATATGGGCTCAGGCAACATCACAATATAATATGCCTGCAAATTATGAAGCAATGGCACACAGTTACAACCTTGCTTTATTATTTTCTCAATCGAAA AACTCTAGTCATGTGGCTCTAGTTCGTGGTTTTCAGTTAGCATTTTCACTGAGGAGGATCTCCCTTGACCATGAAA ATCGTTTGCAGCCATCTCGCAGAAGGTCCCTATGTACCTTGGCATCATCCATGCTTCTATTTTCAGCAAAGGCCTGTGATCTTGCAGTCTTAGTTCCTTCCATGAAGGCGACCATCACAGAGAAAATG GTCGATCCTCATCTTCATCTGATTGATGATAGCAGATTGCAAGAATCTCCTATCAATAAGGCAGTTTATGGGTCTGAGGAAGATGAAGTTGCTGCATTGAAATTCCTTGTAGtaatagaaaataatgataagCAACTAAAAGAGACTGTGATATCCCAtttactaaagaagtttgaaaaCTTGCCAGAG GAAAAGTTAATGGACATAAAAGAGCAGCTCTTACAGGAATTCTCACCTGATGATGCCTTTCCACTTGGTGGTCCCTTGTTCATGGAGACACCGCATCCATGTTCACCATTCGAACAATGGGAATGCCAATCTTTCGACATG GTCAATGATGCTTCTGCACTTTCGGATGAGGAAAATCTACTTTTAGACACGTGCGGAAGTCAGTCAGATAGGAAAACATCAGAATCCATAAATGCATATGATGTTTTAAGTGTTAATCAATTGATAGAATCG GTTCTCGAAACAGCACGACAAGTTACTATCGTACCAGTTACTTCCACCCCTGTGCCATATGACCAAATGAAAAGACAGTGTGAAGCCCTTGTCATGGGTAAGCAACAAAAGATGTCAGTGCTTCAAAGTTTCAAGCACCAGCAAGAAGGATCAAAGGACCTGATAGAAGAGAATGAGGTCAATTCCTTGGATAGTTACAAG TTAGTGCATTATCCCGAGGGAGAGACGAAATCAATTGGCAAGGAGCAAATTTGGGGCGGTGATTCAGCATCTAGTGGGTCCAAGGAGTCCTTACGGTTACCACCTTCAAGTCCGTATGACAAATTTCTAAAAGCTGCTGGATCTTGA